From a single Sinomonas atrocyanea genomic region:
- a CDS encoding DoxX family protein — translation MSAVRFLARPLLGSSFIVAGAGKLKNADDTAEQLSPVLRQAADALPIQVDEKVLARAVGASQLGAGILFALGKAPRLSASVLAITSALNTFVEWRSADISTPAGREARRSGLLKNLSLLGGVLLASVDTNGRPSLAWRTQHLAADATKAGRRQFAAAEKHTSKAVHRAARRAEHTARRAQRTVRSAAKEAASAASDVLS, via the coding sequence ATGTCCGCAGTCCGATTCCTCGCCCGACCGCTTCTCGGCTCGTCATTCATCGTCGCCGGCGCGGGAAAGCTGAAGAACGCGGATGACACGGCCGAGCAGCTCTCGCCCGTGCTGCGCCAGGCGGCCGATGCCCTCCCGATCCAGGTGGACGAGAAGGTCCTCGCCCGGGCCGTCGGCGCCAGCCAGCTCGGCGCCGGCATCCTCTTCGCGCTGGGCAAGGCGCCGCGGCTGTCCGCCTCCGTGCTCGCGATCACGAGCGCACTGAACACCTTCGTCGAGTGGCGCAGCGCCGACATCAGCACCCCGGCGGGCCGCGAGGCGCGCCGGAGCGGGCTGCTGAAGAACCTCTCGCTCCTGGGCGGCGTGCTGCTCGCGAGCGTCGACACCAACGGGCGGCCCTCCCTGGCCTGGCGCACGCAGCATCTCGCGGCCGACGCCACCAAGGCGGGCCGGCGCCAGTTCGCGGCCGCCGAGAAGCACACGAGCAAGGCGGTCCACCGCGCCGCGCGCCGTGCCGAGCACACCGCCCGGCGGGCGCAGCGCACCGTGCGCTCCGCGGCGAAGGAAGCGGCCAGCGCCGCCTCGGACGTCCTCTCGTGA
- a CDS encoding sigma-70 family RNA polymerase sigma factor encodes MGGNERRRVPRARAPVHGQGGESGARADVAAETDDQRRERFERDAMQYVDQLYSAAMRMARNPADAEDLVQEAYAKAFAAFHQYKPGTNLKAWLYRILTNTYINLYRKRQREPQQAQTDSVEDWQLARAESHTSTGLRSAEAEALDHLPDSDVKEALQSIPEEFRLAVYFADVEGFAYKEISDIMNTPIGTVMSRLHRGRKMLRDRLADYAAERGFAGARAVAASQEKEQ; translated from the coding sequence CTGGGCGGCAATGAGCGCCGCCGAGTCCCACGAGCCAGAGCCCCCGTCCACGGTCAGGGTGGCGAGTCGGGCGCACGCGCCGACGTCGCAGCCGAGACCGACGACCAGCGCCGCGAGCGCTTCGAACGCGACGCGATGCAGTACGTCGACCAGCTCTACTCGGCCGCGATGCGCATGGCGCGCAACCCCGCCGATGCGGAGGACCTCGTGCAGGAGGCCTACGCGAAGGCGTTCGCCGCCTTCCACCAGTACAAGCCGGGCACCAACCTGAAGGCCTGGCTGTACAGGATCCTCACGAACACGTACATCAACCTGTACCGGAAGCGGCAGCGCGAGCCCCAGCAGGCGCAGACGGACAGCGTCGAGGACTGGCAGCTCGCGCGCGCCGAGTCCCACACCTCGACGGGGCTCCGCTCGGCCGAGGCCGAGGCCCTCGATCACCTGCCGGACTCCGACGTCAAGGAGGCCCTGCAGTCCATCCCGGAGGAGTTCCGCCTTGCGGTCTACTTCGCGGACGTGGAGGGCTTCGCGTACAAGGAGATCTCGGACATCATGAACACCCCCATCGGCACGGTCATGAGCCGCCTGCACCGCGGCCGCAAGATGCTCCGGGACCGTCTCGCGGACTACGCCGCCGAGCGCGGGTTCGCCGGTGCCCGGGCCGTGGCGGCATCCCAGGAGAAGGAACAATGA
- the aroA gene encoding 3-phosphoshikimate 1-carboxyvinyltransferase, with amino-acid sequence MNHWPAPFADRPVDATVTVPGSKSLTNRYLVLAALADGPSRLRAPLHSRDSALMVQALRVLGATVTEVPGDGEYGPDLEIVPAPRGADAADLGSVAVDCGLAGTVMRFVPPLAALARGVIAFDGDPHARVRPMGPVIEGLRGLGVDLTSPDGGTPRSLPFTVQGTGAVRGGHVAVDASGSSQFVSALLLAGARFTDGLHLEHVGGPVPSLDHISMTVEVLRGVGVEVDDTVPHHWVVSPGPIRAFDVRIEQDLSNAGPFLAAALATRGTVRVPNWPEHTTQVGDAWREILPRLGAEVTLDAGTLTVRGGERITGADLADTSELAPTVAALCALADSPSRLTGIAHLRGHETDRLAALVAEITRLGGDAEETDDGLVIRPAPLHGGVVRSYADHRMATAGAILGLAVPGVEVEDIATTSKTMPEFPQMWARMLGQHAQAGAGS; translated from the coding sequence GTGAACCACTGGCCGGCGCCCTTCGCTGACCGGCCGGTCGACGCCACCGTCACCGTGCCCGGCTCGAAGTCGCTGACCAACCGCTACCTCGTGCTGGCGGCGCTCGCCGATGGCCCCTCCCGCCTGCGGGCACCCCTCCACTCGCGCGACTCCGCCCTGATGGTCCAGGCCCTGCGGGTCCTCGGTGCCACGGTGACCGAGGTCCCCGGCGACGGCGAGTACGGTCCCGACCTCGAGATCGTCCCGGCCCCCCGCGGCGCCGACGCCGCCGATCTCGGCAGCGTGGCCGTGGACTGCGGACTGGCCGGCACCGTGATGCGCTTCGTGCCGCCGCTCGCCGCGCTCGCCCGCGGCGTGATCGCGTTCGACGGCGACCCGCACGCGCGGGTGCGTCCCATGGGCCCCGTGATCGAGGGCCTCCGCGGGCTGGGCGTCGACCTCACGTCCCCCGACGGCGGCACGCCCCGCTCGCTGCCGTTCACGGTGCAGGGCACCGGCGCGGTGCGGGGCGGCCACGTCGCCGTCGACGCCAGCGGCTCGAGCCAGTTCGTCTCCGCGCTCCTGCTCGCGGGCGCCCGCTTCACCGACGGGCTCCACCTCGAGCACGTCGGCGGCCCGGTGCCGAGCCTCGACCACATCTCGATGACCGTCGAGGTCCTGCGCGGCGTCGGGGTGGAGGTCGACGACACGGTCCCCCACCACTGGGTCGTCTCGCCCGGCCCCATCCGGGCCTTCGATGTCCGGATCGAGCAGGACCTCTCCAACGCGGGCCCGTTCCTCGCCGCGGCCCTCGCCACCCGGGGCACCGTCCGCGTCCCCAACTGGCCCGAGCACACCACCCAGGTCGGCGACGCCTGGCGCGAGATCCTCCCCCGCCTCGGAGCCGAGGTGACCCTCGACGCCGGCACCCTCACCGTCCGCGGCGGGGAGCGCATCACCGGAGCGGACCTGGCCGACACGAGCGAGCTCGCCCCGACGGTCGCGGCGCTGTGCGCGCTCGCCGACTCGCCCTCGCGGCTCACCGGCATCGCGCACCTCCGCGGGCACGAGACGGACCGGCTCGCGGCGCTCGTCGCCGAGATCACCCGGCTCGGAGGGGACGCCGAGGAGACCGACGACGGCCTCGTGATCCGGCCCGCCCCGCTGCACGGCGGCGTGGTCCGCTCCTACGCCGACCACCGCATGGCCACCGCCGGCGCCATCCTGGGGCTCGCCGTCCCCGGGGTCGAGGTCGAGGACATCGCCACGACGTCCAAGACCATGCCGGAGTTCCCCCAGATGTGGGCGCGCATGCTGGGCCAGCACGCGCAGGCGGGAGCCGGCTCCTAG
- the rsrA gene encoding mycothiol system anti-sigma-R factor, with protein sequence MSDCQGLGDCDDSRLHRLYEYLDGALPAHEVAEIRDHLESCPECLEEHDLECMIRSAMKRSCHEQAPAALKDSILNKIHSSRAEA encoded by the coding sequence ATGAGCGATTGCCAGGGCCTGGGCGACTGTGACGACAGCCGCCTCCACCGGCTGTACGAGTACCTCGACGGAGCGCTCCCGGCGCACGAGGTCGCCGAGATCCGCGACCATCTCGAGTCCTGCCCCGAGTGCCTCGAGGAGCATGACCTCGAGTGCATGATCCGGTCGGCCATGAAGCGCAGCTGCCACGAGCAGGCGCCGGCCGCCCTCAAGGACTCGATCCTGAACAAGATCCACTCCTCGCGGGCGGAGGCCTGA
- a CDS encoding 50S ribosomal protein bL37 → MSKRARKRRDRKRGGANHGKRPNT, encoded by the coding sequence ATGAGCAAGCGTGCACGCAAGCGCCGTGACCGCAAGCGCGGAGGCGCGAACCACGGCAAGCGCCCCAACACCTGA